A single window of Kitasatospora sp. HUAS MG31 DNA harbors:
- a CDS encoding SDR family NAD(P)-dependent oxidoreductase, giving the protein MTAQHPIDSGFGARSTAAEVLAGLDLEGRLAVVTGGASGLGLATTRALLEAGAVVVVAVRRPEAAVEVLAETGAEADRAEVRRLDLADPASIAAFAEEFLASGRGIDVLLNNAGVMGLPETRIGPGWEAHFATNHLGHFALANRLWPALAADGGGRVVALSSSGHRRSPIRWDDVMFETGYDKTVAYGQSKTADALFAVHLDALGREHGVRAFAVDPGGIMTPLQRHMAREEMIARGWIDEAGNVHPAFKSPEQGAATQVWAATSPRLEGTGGVYLQDCDIAELSEDDTPGVRPYAVDPREAARLWSLSADLTGVNAFRD; this is encoded by the coding sequence ATGACCGCACAGCACCCCATCGACTCCGGGTTCGGAGCGCGCAGCACCGCGGCCGAGGTCCTGGCCGGCCTCGACCTGGAGGGCCGCCTGGCCGTGGTGACCGGCGGGGCCTCGGGCCTGGGCCTGGCGACGACGCGGGCGCTGCTGGAAGCCGGCGCGGTCGTGGTGGTCGCGGTCCGGCGGCCGGAGGCGGCGGTGGAGGTCCTCGCGGAGACGGGCGCGGAGGCCGACCGGGCGGAGGTGCGCCGGCTGGACCTCGCCGACCCCGCGAGCATCGCCGCCTTCGCGGAGGAGTTCCTGGCGAGCGGCCGCGGCATCGACGTGCTGCTCAACAACGCGGGGGTGATGGGGCTGCCCGAGACCCGGATCGGACCGGGCTGGGAGGCCCACTTCGCCACCAACCACCTGGGGCACTTCGCCCTGGCGAACCGGCTCTGGCCGGCCCTCGCGGCGGACGGCGGCGGACGGGTCGTCGCGCTCAGCTCCTCCGGCCACCGCCGGTCGCCGATCCGCTGGGACGACGTCATGTTCGAGACCGGCTACGACAAGACGGTCGCCTACGGGCAGTCGAAGACCGCCGACGCGCTGTTCGCGGTGCACCTCGACGCGCTGGGGCGGGAGCACGGCGTCCGGGCCTTCGCCGTCGACCCCGGCGGGATCATGACGCCGCTCCAGCGGCACATGGCGCGCGAGGAGATGATCGCGCGCGGCTGGATCGACGAGGCGGGCAACGTCCACCCGGCGTTCAAGAGCCCGGAGCAGGGGGCCGCCACCCAGGTCTGGGCGGCGACCTCCCCACGCCTGGAAGGGACCGGCGGCGTCTACCTCCAGGACTGCGACATCGCCGAACTCTCCGAGGACGACACCCCCGGCGTCCGCCCGTACGCGGTGGACCCGCGCGAGGCCGCCCGACTCTGGTCCCTCTCCGCCGATTTGACCGGCGTGAACGCCTTCCGCGACTGA
- a CDS encoding carboxylate-amine ligase produces the protein MDTGTGAARGGGPGPDTGAAPTVGVEEEYLLLDPESGLPLPRVDEVRKVAGLHPAVHHSELQNELLKAQVEVATPVCQELSEVGGHLLRLRHALAAAAESADCRLAACGTAPYAPTTPPEIVDDPRYHSIRRIVSRLADEAMINGMHVHVAIPDPQTGVEVLNRMRPWMPVFIALAANSPLWYGIDTGYASWRTVVFGRWPISGIPPLFADAEDYERRIDHLLEARLIRDRGQVYWQARLSAKFPTVELRAMDVQLRADEAVMLAGLVRALVVTVTREAAAGRPVGGRTPESLEGAGWHAARYGLDDTLHDAATGLSRPAADLVHGMLEYLAPVLEELGDTRAVVPLVERLLREGNGAGRQRRHLSEGGRAGLVAMIAAESAAA, from the coding sequence ATGGACACCGGTACCGGCGCGGCGCGCGGCGGGGGTCCCGGCCCGGACACGGGCGCAGCCCCGACCGTCGGCGTCGAGGAGGAGTACCTGCTGCTGGACCCGGAGAGCGGTCTTCCGCTGCCCCGGGTCGACGAGGTGCGGAAGGTGGCCGGACTGCATCCCGCGGTGCACCACAGCGAGCTGCAGAACGAGCTGCTGAAGGCGCAGGTCGAGGTGGCCACCCCGGTCTGCCAGGAGCTCTCCGAGGTCGGCGGGCACCTGCTGCGCCTGCGGCACGCGCTCGCGGCGGCCGCGGAGTCGGCCGACTGCCGGCTCGCGGCCTGCGGAACCGCCCCGTACGCGCCCACCACGCCCCCGGAGATCGTCGACGACCCGCGGTACCACTCGATCCGGCGGATCGTGTCGCGGCTGGCCGACGAGGCGATGATCAACGGGATGCACGTGCACGTGGCCATCCCCGACCCGCAGACCGGCGTGGAGGTGCTCAACCGGATGCGGCCCTGGATGCCGGTGTTCATCGCGCTGGCCGCCAACTCGCCGCTCTGGTACGGCATCGACACCGGGTACGCCAGCTGGCGCACGGTGGTCTTCGGCCGCTGGCCGATCAGTGGCATCCCGCCGCTCTTCGCGGACGCGGAGGACTACGAGCGCCGGATCGACCACCTGCTGGAGGCCCGGCTGATCCGCGACCGCGGGCAGGTGTACTGGCAGGCCCGGCTGTCCGCCAAGTTCCCGACCGTGGAGCTGCGGGCGATGGACGTGCAGCTGCGCGCCGACGAGGCGGTGATGCTGGCGGGCCTGGTCCGGGCGCTGGTGGTCACGGTGACCCGGGAGGCGGCCGCCGGACGTCCGGTCGGGGGCCGGACGCCGGAGAGCCTGGAGGGCGCCGGGTGGCACGCCGCCCGGTACGGCCTGGACGACACCCTGCACGACGCCGCGACCGGACTCTCCCGGCCGGCCGCCGACCTCGTCCACGGCATGCTGGAGTACCTCGCGCCCGTCCTGGAGGAGCTGGGCGACACCCGCGCGGTGGTGCCGCTGGTGGAGCGCCTGCTCCGGGAGGGCAACGGCGCCGGACGTCAGCGCCGCCACCTCTCCGAGGGCGGACGGGCCGGGCTGGTCGCGATGATCGCCGCCGAGAGCGCGGCGGCCTGA